GGGGACGAAAATCTTCGTCCCCCGCAAAATCTAAGCTGTAATTACTCAATTGCAATCTCTTGATTCGTTGATGGCATTAATGCCTATCGACGTACTACCAAACGATCTGCTTGTTTAGATCAGTTTCTTTGGTCGTCGACCTCGACACCTTCCGGCGCCACAAAAGTAAAACGGTCTGCTGCAGGTTTACCCAAGTCAACATTGCTAAAGGTAAACTCACCTTTTTGACCGTCTTGTTCAACCACATTAAAGCCCTGAACAATGCCGCTCTCGGTGATATTAATCTGGAAGTCACCCTGATTAGAGTCCGCTGCCGTTGGTGTTAGTGTAAATTGGTTACCCGTTTGTGCGACATTGTAGTTATCCCAATCGCTTTCTTGGTTACGAGTCAGCAGTACGAAAGGCGTTTGCGACGTCGCTTGTTCTTGCCAGTAAATGCTCACTTGCTCAATGAACGGGCTGTAGTACCACAAGCTTTGGCCATCAGATACCAATAGGTTTTCATCAGGGAACGTGGTTTCCCAGCGGAATAAGCTAGGGCGCGCAATCTCTACAGTGCCCTCGCCTTCCATTACT
This region of Vibrio sp. BS-M-Sm-2 genomic DNA includes:
- the lolA gene encoding outer membrane lipoprotein chaperone LolA codes for the protein MKKVFALLFMSFSVFASPKEELSSRLALNAGFSADFKQVVTSPDGDVVMEGEGTVEIARPSLFRWETTFPDENLLVSDGQSLWYYSPFIEQVSIYWQEQATSQTPFVLLTRNQESDWDNYNVAQTGNQFTLTPTAADSNQGDFQINITESGIVQGFNVVEQDGQKGEFTFSNVDLGKPAADRFTFVAPEGVEVDDQRN